One window of Rasiella rasia genomic DNA carries:
- a CDS encoding Maf family nucleotide pyrophosphatase: MLREKLKNHTLILASGSPRRQYFFKELDLEFTIDVRAVNEVYDSQLKQAEITEYLSKLKASVFTDLKDTDILVTSDTIVWKDDKPIEKAKDELEAKAMLRNLSGSMHEVYTSVCFTGKNFQKVVSDCTKVWFKELSEEEIDYYIKTYEPYDKAGSYGVQEWLGYIAITKLEGSYFNVMGLPTRLVYKTFLEIAKA; this comes from the coding sequence ATGCTTCGAGAGAAATTAAAAAACCACACCCTTATTCTAGCGTCTGGATCGCCGCGAAGACAGTATTTTTTCAAGGAACTTGACCTAGAATTCACCATAGATGTTCGTGCAGTTAATGAAGTATACGACAGCCAATTAAAACAAGCCGAAATCACCGAATACCTTTCTAAGCTAAAAGCATCGGTTTTTACAGACCTAAAGGATACTGATATACTTGTGACCAGCGACACCATTGTCTGGAAAGATGATAAGCCCATCGAAAAAGCAAAAGATGAACTTGAAGCTAAAGCCATGTTGCGTAACCTGAGTGGTTCTATGCATGAGGTATATACTTCGGTTTGTTTTACGGGCAAAAACTTTCAGAAGGTAGTATCAGACTGTACCAAAGTGTGGTTTAAGGAACTTTCCGAAGAAGAGATAGACTATTACATTAAAACCTATGAGCCCTACGATAAGGCCGGAAGTTATGGGGTTCAGGAATGGTTGGGATATATTGCCATTACTAAATTAGAGGGAAGCTATTTTAACGTAATGGGGCTACCTACAAGACTGGTGTACAAAACTTTTCTAGAA
- a CDS encoding GNAT family N-acetyltransferase, which yields MNFDTSQSVILENERVLLRPLHSEDIEHLAIFSEQEPELWEYSLLPANGQENLKQYIAIALEKKKIGDSYPFLVFDKKANAYAGSTRFYDIQNTHKSVQLGYTWYGKEFQRTGLNRHCKYLMLEFAFETLKAERVEFRGDANNARSIAAMKGIGCTVEGILRNNCSSPTGRRDSIVLSILKTEWVSHVKENLKLKIM from the coding sequence ATGAATTTCGACACCTCACAATCTGTTATACTAGAAAACGAACGTGTATTGCTTAGACCGCTACACTCCGAAGACATTGAGCATCTTGCTATCTTCTCAGAACAAGAACCTGAGCTTTGGGAATATTCTCTTCTACCTGCAAACGGTCAAGAAAACTTGAAACAGTACATTGCCATTGCCTTAGAGAAAAAAAAGATAGGCGATTCGTATCCTTTTCTTGTATTCGACAAAAAAGCGAATGCCTACGCTGGGAGCACTCGATTTTATGACATTCAGAACACACATAAAAGTGTGCAGCTTGGGTACACTTGGTATGGTAAAGAATTTCAGCGCACTGGGCTTAACAGACATTGTAAGTATTTAATGCTTGAATTTGCATTTGAAACGCTGAAGGCAGAACGTGTAGAGTTTAGAGGAGATGCTAACAACGCACGCAGCATTGCTGCTATGAAGGGCATAGGTTGTACCGTAGAAGGAATATTAAGAAACAATTGTAGCAGTCCTACGGGTAGAAGGGATAGTATTGTGTTGAGTATTCTAAAAACTGAGTGGGTTTCGCATGTAAAAGAAAACCTCAAACTAAAAATAATGTAA
- a CDS encoding group III truncated hemoglobin translates to MLARKDITTREDVYLLVSTFYGKVQNNELLGPIFNRAITDWDTHFEHLTDFWETNLFFKRKFKGNPIQKHVEVDTAEGHSINELHFGVWLNMWFETVDDLFVGELAQIAKNRARNMGTFIHLQIFNARKNNATDSIK, encoded by the coding sequence ATGTTGGCAAGAAAAGATATTACAACACGAGAAGATGTGTACCTATTGGTCTCAACTTTCTACGGAAAGGTGCAGAACAACGAACTGCTGGGGCCCATATTTAATAGAGCGATAACCGATTGGGATACACATTTTGAGCATCTTACAGATTTTTGGGAGACCAATCTTTTCTTTAAACGGAAGTTTAAGGGCAACCCAATACAGAAGCATGTTGAAGTAGATACAGCCGAAGGACATAGCATAAACGAACTTCATTTTGGTGTTTGGCTTAATATGTGGTTTGAAACTGTAGACGACCTGTTTGTTGGTGAACTAGCTCAGATAGCCAAAAATAGGGCTAGAAACATGGGAACTTTTATTCATCTTCAAATTTTTAACGCACGTAAAAATAATGCTACCGATTCAATAAAATGA
- a CDS encoding 7TM-DISM domain-containing protein, translated as MIRLQFYPVLWCLLIVVLGNITASIAAESELSFKAKSAVNTTKVNKKATAFQAFKKAHFISELDSDASISSSINQPNTQKGETAENAQLEEISYNNLQTESVVQEKNSEKSLLAAQVSQADNATSFKQGMYYGFALMVLLVNILCYFIFDERLFLFYALALSGVTAVFFYNDGLHHLFGLTGPANPFLVQSLLLWFAMGFSALFASKYLNLEEFFPKIKFITFPLVLIGGALVFSAYVAKDTVTAYAANFVSISVLICYFMAGVFLFSRKNYAKFYAIAGFIPLLFAVDFFVLKNIGINFLSTETVHIKIAGLIEMLILTYAIIYRIRAVKEENEMRQTEMRIFLKRQEAMNRQSAVKLLEDVYLENLIMHYDLDGLEIKLLQYISEGKENDKIARKLKTTEEDIEALTKELYEKLEIGEQIQEDFRLLDSQPDYLYN; from the coding sequence ATGATAAGGCTACAATTTTACCCCGTATTGTGGTGTCTTTTAATAGTAGTTTTAGGAAATATTACAGCTTCAATCGCTGCCGAAAGTGAACTTTCATTCAAAGCGAAAAGTGCCGTAAATACTACTAAAGTCAACAAAAAGGCAACTGCGTTTCAAGCTTTTAAAAAGGCTCATTTTATCTCAGAATTAGATAGCGACGCATCTATTTCGAGCAGCATAAATCAACCCAACACCCAAAAAGGTGAAACGGCAGAAAATGCACAACTTGAAGAAATTTCCTACAATAATTTACAAACGGAAAGTGTTGTTCAAGAAAAAAATTCAGAAAAAAGCCTATTGGCCGCACAAGTATCTCAAGCAGATAATGCAACGTCGTTTAAACAAGGCATGTATTATGGGTTTGCACTCATGGTATTACTCGTAAACATCTTGTGCTACTTTATTTTTGATGAACGTCTTTTTCTATTTTACGCCTTAGCATTAAGTGGAGTTACAGCCGTGTTTTTCTATAACGACGGGCTTCATCATCTCTTCGGACTTACAGGCCCAGCTAATCCGTTTTTAGTTCAATCGCTTCTATTGTGGTTTGCTATGGGCTTTAGTGCGTTGTTTGCTTCGAAGTATTTAAATCTTGAAGAATTTTTTCCGAAGATAAAATTTATAACATTCCCATTGGTTTTAATTGGTGGTGCGTTGGTATTTTCGGCATATGTAGCCAAAGATACGGTAACTGCTTACGCGGCAAATTTTGTTTCTATTTCGGTACTCATTTGTTATTTCATGGCCGGGGTTTTCTTATTCAGCAGAAAAAACTATGCGAAATTTTATGCAATTGCGGGCTTTATACCTCTACTCTTCGCTGTAGATTTCTTTGTATTGAAAAACATAGGAATAAACTTTCTTTCTACGGAAACGGTACATATTAAAATCGCCGGACTTATAGAAATGCTTATTTTAACGTATGCTATTATCTATAGAATTCGTGCGGTTAAAGAAGAAAATGAAATGCGCCAGACAGAAATGCGCATCTTCTTAAAGCGCCAAGAGGCAATGAATCGTCAGAGTGCAGTAAAGTTGTTAGAAGATGTATATCTTGAAAATCTAATTATGCACTATGATCTTGATGGTTTAGAGATAAAGTTACTTCAGTACATTAGTGAAGGAAAAGAAAATGATAAGATTGCTCGAAAGCTTAAGACTACTGAAGAAGATATTGAAGCGCTTACAAAAGAACTATATGAAAAATTAGAGATTGGTGAACAGATTCAAGAAGACTTTAGACTACTTGACAGTCAGCCAGACTATCTCTATAATTAA
- a CDS encoding geranylgeranylglycerol-phosphate geranylgeranyltransferase, whose protein sequence is MAFLRIVRPVNLLLLLFTQVAIKYGFFEPLGIDVAMGHIDFGFLVVATLCIAAAGNVINDIHDVAIDTINKPGRVILGTKISEKKAYNFYLVLNVLGVGAGFLVANRLGHPGLAAIFIGISILLYSYASYLSTIVVLSNLVISILVACSLLVLIIFDIYPVIIENPTALQITAATTIVWFAASAFYLNLLREIVKDIQDVNGDKNGGRNTLAIVLGRSRTTTIVFGLGLIALFALLWFTNTYLYNFKTVNSYFIFLIGAPLLYFCIRAWNAKRAKDYMVLSWILKLVMFTGVCSLLFFAEILTL, encoded by the coding sequence ATGGCCTTTCTGCGTATCGTTCGCCCTGTTAATTTGTTGCTACTTCTGTTCACCCAAGTAGCTATAAAATATGGCTTTTTTGAGCCATTAGGGATCGATGTAGCTATGGGACATATCGATTTCGGCTTTTTAGTAGTCGCTACGCTCTGTATTGCTGCTGCGGGAAATGTAATTAACGACATTCACGATGTTGCCATTGATACCATCAATAAACCTGGTCGCGTGATTCTTGGCACTAAAATTTCAGAAAAAAAAGCATATAACTTTTATCTTGTACTTAATGTTTTAGGCGTGGGAGCCGGATTTTTAGTCGCTAATAGACTTGGTCATCCTGGCCTAGCAGCTATATTTATTGGTATTTCTATTTTACTTTATAGCTACGCTAGCTATCTTAGTACTATCGTTGTACTTAGTAATTTGGTAATTTCTATACTTGTTGCGTGTAGTCTTTTAGTGCTCATTATTTTTGATATTTATCCGGTCATTATCGAAAACCCAACAGCTTTGCAAATTACTGCTGCCACGACAATTGTTTGGTTTGCAGCCTCTGCCTTTTATCTAAACCTTCTGCGCGAAATTGTAAAAGACATTCAAGATGTTAATGGCGATAAAAATGGAGGTCGAAATACGTTAGCAATAGTACTAGGGCGTTCTAGAACAACTACTATTGTTTTTGGCTTAGGGCTCATTGCGCTTTTTGCACTGTTATGGTTCACAAATACGTATTTGTACAACTTTAAAACAGTTAATTCTTATTTTATATTTTTAATAGGTGCGCCTCTCCTCTATTTTTGCATTCGTGCTTGGAATGCCAAACGAGCCAAAGACTATATGGTACTGTCATGGATCTTAAAACTTGTAATGTTTACTGGGGTCTGTAGCCTTTTATTTTTTGCTGAAATTTTAACTCTTTAG
- the fumC gene encoding class II fumarate hydratase encodes MNYRIEKDTMGEVQVPANKLWGAQTQRSRNNFKIGAAGSMPLEVVYGFAYLKKAAAYTNCELGVLSEEKRDLISKVCDEILTGMHDDQFPLVIWQTGSGTQSNMNVNEVIANRAHQLAGKTIGEGDKTLQPNDDVNKSQSSNDTFPTGMHIAAYKKIVDVTIPGVEQLHATLVKKSKDFKDVVKIGRTHLMDATPLTLGQEFSGYASQLDHGLRALKNTLAHLSELALGGTAVGTGINTPTGYAVKVAEYIAKFTELPFVTAENKFEALAAHDAIVETHGALKQLAVSLNKIANDIRMLASGPRSGIGEITIPANEPGSSIMPGKVNPTQCEALTMVCAQVMGNDVAIGVGGMQGHYELNVFKPLMAANILQSAQLIGDACVSFDEHCAAGIAPNSEVIQKMLNNSLMLVTALNTKIGYYKAAEIANTAHKNGTTLKEEAIALGYLTSDEFDAWVKPEDMVGEK; translated from the coding sequence ATGAACTACCGAATAGAAAAAGACACCATGGGCGAGGTTCAAGTACCTGCCAATAAGCTTTGGGGAGCTCAAACACAACGCTCTCGTAATAACTTCAAAATTGGGGCTGCTGGGTCCATGCCGTTAGAAGTAGTCTACGGATTTGCATATCTGAAAAAGGCGGCAGCGTATACCAACTGTGAATTGGGGGTACTTTCCGAAGAAAAAAGAGATTTAATTTCTAAGGTCTGTGATGAAATTTTAACTGGAATGCATGATGATCAGTTTCCATTGGTAATTTGGCAAACTGGAAGCGGTACCCAAAGTAACATGAACGTAAATGAAGTGATTGCCAATCGCGCACATCAATTAGCGGGAAAAACAATTGGAGAAGGTGATAAAACATTACAACCTAACGACGACGTAAATAAGAGTCAGTCTTCTAACGATACCTTTCCAACTGGAATGCACATTGCCGCGTATAAAAAAATTGTTGATGTTACCATTCCTGGCGTAGAACAACTACATGCTACACTCGTTAAAAAATCTAAGGACTTTAAAGATGTTGTAAAAATTGGACGTACGCACTTAATGGACGCAACTCCATTGACACTCGGACAAGAATTTAGTGGATATGCATCTCAGTTAGACCATGGTTTACGCGCGTTGAAAAATACGTTGGCACATCTTTCTGAACTTGCCTTAGGAGGAACTGCTGTGGGAACAGGAATTAACACGCCTACGGGATATGCTGTAAAGGTAGCCGAGTATATTGCAAAATTTACAGAGTTACCGTTTGTAACCGCAGAGAATAAGTTTGAAGCACTAGCTGCACACGATGCGATTGTAGAAACGCATGGTGCGTTAAAACAACTTGCCGTTTCGTTAAATAAAATTGCAAATGATATTAGAATGTTAGCAAGTGGCCCAAGAAGCGGGATTGGTGAAATAACGATTCCCGCTAACGAACCTGGCTCATCTATCATGCCCGGTAAGGTTAATCCAACACAATGCGAAGCCCTTACTATGGTTTGCGCACAAGTAATGGGTAATGATGTAGCTATTGGAGTTGGTGGTATGCAAGGTCACTACGAGTTAAATGTATTTAAGCCCCTAATGGCTGCAAATATTTTGCAATCGGCTCAGCTAATTGGAGATGCCTGTGTCTCTTTCGATGAACATTGCGCAGCGGGAATAGCACCTAATTCTGAAGTAATTCAGAAAATGTTGAATAATTCGTTAATGCTAGTTACTGCCCTGAACACTAAAATTGGGTATTACAAAGCAGCCGAAATAGCAAATACCGCACACAAAAATGGTACTACTTTAAAAGAAGAGGCCATAGCCCTTGGATATCTCACATCTGACGAATTTGATGCTTGGGTAAAACCTGAAGATATGGTCGGGGAAAAATAA
- a CDS encoding Rossmann-like and DUF2520 domain-containing protein: MIRVVILGYGNVGFHLHKAITASLGVEVVQVYNRNRIDNLATAQTQKLTELVEADVYIMAIPDNAIASFSEVLPLSNKLVVHTSGGAAMNQLSSGNRKGVFYLLQTFSKETEVDFNNIPICVEAENVNDTALLKKLGECISESVVEINSDKRAILHLAAVFVNNFVNHLYGIASEISEENNIDFNLLKPLITETANKLSTLSPSDAQTGPAKRNDTKTIEKHLHLLEDSKYAEIYELLTQSIYANQKKQD, translated from the coding sequence ATGATTCGTGTTGTGATACTTGGTTACGGAAATGTAGGGTTTCATTTGCATAAAGCAATTACCGCCTCGTTGGGTGTAGAAGTGGTTCAGGTGTATAATAGAAATAGAATAGACAATTTAGCTACGGCTCAAACTCAAAAATTAACGGAACTTGTCGAAGCCGATGTATACATCATGGCGATTCCTGACAACGCAATCGCTTCATTTTCTGAAGTACTACCGCTTTCAAACAAACTCGTAGTTCATACGTCTGGAGGTGCCGCCATGAACCAGCTTTCGAGTGGTAATCGAAAAGGTGTTTTTTATTTGTTGCAAACCTTTAGCAAGGAAACTGAAGTAGACTTCAATAATATCCCGATTTGCGTTGAAGCTGAGAACGTTAACGACACCGCACTTCTTAAAAAGTTAGGCGAATGTATTTCTGAAAGTGTTGTTGAAATAAATTCAGATAAGCGAGCCATCTTACACCTTGCCGCAGTTTTCGTAAATAACTTTGTAAATCACTTATACGGCATCGCTTCGGAAATTTCCGAAGAAAATAATATTGACTTTAATTTACTGAAACCGCTTATTACCGAAACCGCAAATAAACTAAGTACGCTATCGCCTTCTGATGCCCAAACGGGTCCGGCCAAACGAAACGATACAAAAACCATAGAAAAGCATTTACATCTTTTAGAAGATAGCAAGTATGCTGAAATCTATGAGCTACTCACCCAATCAATTTATGCGAATCAAAAGAAGCAAGACTAA
- the ccsA gene encoding cytochrome c biogenesis protein CcsA, with amino-acid sequence MQKKLAAFLFSTRLTAVLFIVFAVAMAVGTFLDASSETSPTPYSREIIYNAWWFEAIMVFFVINFCGNIFRFRLYKKEKWATLILHLSFILILVGAFVTRYIGYEGRMEIREGATENKFLSDNTFVTAFVDGDFVVDGVQQRRVIPAQEVRFSERLDNNFSMHTDYNGVPVSITLKSFIKNAKESLIAEVDGEGYLKIVESSGGEKHDHWLQIGQVANIHNILFALNNPTEGAINITYNETDGSYSIVAPFEGSFLNMAELSAAGIQPGQASANMEQFQRRFIKDSVQTLMLRSLYNIADMQFVIPSPVTVGRQGVVRAEASEQTNADGLILDVTAGGETKTVELLGGVGNAPDPTKVTVNGLDVYITYGSKEYELPFSITLRDFIAEKYPGTERNYKSFKSKLTVSDSETEFFDTEVFMNNVLDHKGYRFFQASFNPDEKGTILSVNHDAWGTWITYIGYFLLYFGLMAILFVKGSRFGSLKRMLDKVKAKKAALTIVFALIAFAGQAQTNAHEHTEAKAEQIDSIIKANIVDKQHAAKFSELIIQDNGRMKPVHTYASQLLRKISRSNTYAGMDANQVFISMTEFPRLWVEVPLVSLKRGNDSIRQVLDVPVATKKITLLDLFDEKGTNKLDPYLEKATSKNNPNQFEKDFIKVYENVFLLNEALSGSILKIFPIPNDPGNKWVSYLELGEANFTGKDSMAVRTILPAYFQSLATARKTGDYTQADELLEGIKKFQRTYGASVIPSENKIKAEIVYNKVDIFNRLYMYFTVMGVLMFVFIIFQIFKEGKRVNTLIKACKYVIWTFFALMTLGLIARWYVSGHAPWSDAYESIIYVAWATVFFGLAFGRKSDLTIASTAFVAAIILWVANQNWLDPSISNLVPVLDSYWLMIHVAVIVASYGPFTLGMILGTTILLLILLTTKENKKKMDLNIKELIIITEMALTVGLVMLTIGNFLGGQWANESWGRYWGWDPKETWALISIMIYAFVIHARLVPGLRGKWTFAVFSIFAYASIMMTYFGVNFYLTGLHSYASGDVPVTPTFIYYLIGFFVVLSVVSFIKYKKYYTNKIG; translated from the coding sequence ATGCAAAAGAAACTTGCCGCATTCCTTTTTTCAACCCGCCTTACCGCTGTTTTATTTATTGTTTTTGCTGTTGCCATGGCCGTTGGAACATTTCTAGACGCCTCTTCAGAAACCTCACCAACACCTTACTCCCGAGAGATTATCTACAATGCCTGGTGGTTTGAGGCTATTATGGTATTTTTTGTCATCAATTTCTGCGGAAATATTTTTCGTTTCAGATTGTATAAAAAAGAGAAATGGGCTACACTAATTCTTCATTTGTCCTTTATTTTAATTTTGGTTGGTGCCTTTGTTACGCGTTACATAGGGTATGAAGGTAGAATGGAAATTCGCGAGGGGGCTACAGAAAATAAGTTTCTTTCAGACAACACTTTTGTTACAGCATTTGTAGATGGCGATTTTGTGGTAGATGGAGTGCAACAACGTAGGGTGATTCCAGCACAAGAAGTACGCTTTTCAGAAAGACTAGACAACAACTTTTCTATGCACACAGACTATAACGGTGTTCCTGTGTCGATAACCTTAAAGAGTTTTATAAAAAATGCCAAGGAAAGTTTAATAGCTGAGGTTGATGGAGAAGGATATTTAAAGATTGTAGAAAGTAGTGGCGGTGAAAAACATGATCATTGGTTGCAAATTGGGCAAGTAGCAAACATTCATAATATTTTGTTCGCCCTTAACAATCCCACAGAAGGTGCCATTAATATTACTTACAATGAAACCGATGGTAGTTATTCAATTGTAGCTCCTTTTGAAGGCTCGTTTTTAAACATGGCAGAATTAAGTGCTGCTGGTATACAGCCAGGGCAGGCATCTGCTAATATGGAGCAATTTCAGCGAAGGTTTATTAAAGATAGTGTACAGACGCTAATGCTTCGCTCTCTATACAACATAGCCGATATGCAGTTTGTAATTCCGAGTCCAGTTACCGTAGGACGTCAAGGTGTGGTACGGGCAGAAGCTTCAGAGCAAACTAATGCAGACGGATTGATTTTAGATGTTACCGCTGGAGGTGAGACTAAAACAGTAGAGTTGTTAGGGGGCGTTGGAAATGCACCAGACCCTACCAAGGTTACAGTAAATGGTCTGGACGTCTACATTACGTATGGCTCTAAGGAATACGAGCTGCCATTTAGTATTACGCTGCGCGATTTTATTGCTGAAAAATATCCTGGTACCGAACGTAATTATAAATCGTTTAAAAGTAAACTAACAGTAAGTGATTCTGAAACAGAATTTTTTGATACTGAAGTTTTTATGAATAACGTCCTTGATCATAAAGGATACCGCTTTTTCCAAGCCAGTTTTAACCCAGATGAAAAAGGAACAATTTTGTCTGTAAACCACGATGCATGGGGAACATGGATTACCTATATCGGGTATTTCTTGCTTTACTTCGGACTAATGGCAATACTCTTTGTGAAAGGATCGCGATTTGGTTCTTTAAAGAGAATGTTAGATAAAGTGAAAGCAAAAAAAGCAGCACTCACTATTGTATTTGCGTTGATTGCTTTTGCTGGTCAGGCACAGACCAACGCACATGAGCATACCGAGGCTAAGGCCGAACAGATAGATAGTATTATAAAGGCAAATATTGTAGATAAGCAACATGCTGCTAAATTTTCAGAATTAATTATTCAAGACAACGGGCGCATGAAACCCGTACACACCTACGCAAGCCAGTTGTTGCGTAAGATTAGCAGAAGCAATACTTATGCTGGTATGGATGCTAATCAGGTATTTATTTCCATGACAGAGTTTCCAAGGCTTTGGGTAGAAGTGCCTTTGGTAAGTTTAAAAAGAGGAAATGATAGTATTCGGCAGGTGCTGGATGTTCCAGTAGCGACTAAAAAAATTACATTGTTAGACCTATTCGATGAAAAGGGTACTAATAAGTTAGATCCCTATTTAGAAAAGGCGACATCTAAAAATAACCCCAACCAGTTTGAGAAGGATTTTATTAAGGTGTACGAGAACGTTTTCTTGCTTAACGAAGCCTTAAGCGGTAGTATTCTAAAAATATTTCCTATACCTAACGATCCAGGTAATAAATGGGTGTCGTATCTAGAATTAGGCGAGGCCAATTTCACGGGTAAAGATTCTATGGCGGTGCGTACTATTTTACCAGCATATTTTCAAAGTCTAGCAACTGCAAGAAAAACGGGTGACTATACGCAGGCAGATGAACTTTTAGAAGGAATTAAAAAGTTTCAGAGAACCTATGGGGCTTCTGTTATTCCATCAGAAAACAAAATAAAGGCTGAGATAGTATATAATAAAGTAGATATTTTCAATAGGCTATACATGTACTTTACAGTAATGGGAGTACTTATGTTTGTCTTTATCATCTTCCAAATTTTTAAAGAAGGTAAGCGTGTAAACACGTTGATAAAAGCTTGTAAATACGTAATTTGGACCTTTTTTGCGCTAATGACCCTTGGCTTAATTGCTCGTTGGTATGTTAGCGGACATGCACCTTGGAGTGATGCGTACGAGAGTATTATTTACGTAGCATGGGCGACAGTCTTCTTTGGCTTAGCGTTTGGACGAAAAAGTGACCTTACTATTGCCTCTACGGCATTTGTAGCTGCTATTATTTTGTGGGTGGCAAACCAGAATTGGTTAGACCCAAGTATTTCTAATCTGGTTCCTGTGTTAGATAGCTATTGGTTAATGATTCATGTTGCAGTAATTGTGGCGAGTTATGGGCCATTCACCTTAGGAATGATTCTAGGAACTACCATTTTGCTTCTTATCTTACTTACAACCAAAGAGAACAAGAAAAAGATGGATCTTAATATAAAAGAGCTCATCATTATTACTGAAATGGCATTAACTGTTGGTTTGGTAATGCTTACTATCGGAAATTTTCTCGGGGGGCAATGGGCTAACGAAAGTTGGGGACGCTACTGGGGTTGGGATCCAAAAGAAACCTGGGCGTTGATTAGTATTATGATATACGCTTTTGTGATTCATGCACGTTTGGTTCCTGGTTTACGTGGTAAATGGACATTTGCTGTATTTTCAATATTTGCGTACGCTAGCATTATGATGACATACTTTGGGGTGAATTTTTACCTAACAGGCTTACATAGTTATGCAAGCGGCGATGTGCCAGTAACACCTACATTTATATATTATCTAATAGGCTTCTTTGTTGTCTTAAGTGTAGTTTCGTTTATTAAGTACAAGAAATATTATACCAACAAAATAGGGTAG
- a CDS encoding KdsC family phosphatase has translation MEKSYKEYLNHITTLVFDVDGVLTDGTITITTEGEMYRSMHIKDGYALKTAIDQGLHVCIISGGSNEGVRKRLQGLGITDIYLGTHQKTDTLKKYLSDNKLSAENTLYMGDDIPDYYVMQEVGLPCCPQDAVPEIKELSKYVSHKKGGEGCVRDIIEQVLKVQGKWISKSSFSAKYD, from the coding sequence ATGGAAAAAAGCTATAAAGAATACCTCAACCATATCACCACACTTGTTTTTGACGTAGATGGGGTGCTTACAGATGGAACCATAACAATTACAACCGAGGGAGAAATGTACCGCTCTATGCACATTAAAGACGGGTATGCATTAAAAACCGCCATAGACCAAGGGCTTCATGTCTGTATTATTAGTGGTGGCTCTAACGAAGGTGTACGTAAACGTCTGCAAGGTTTGGGCATTACAGATATATACTTAGGAACACATCAAAAAACCGACACGCTTAAAAAATATCTTTCAGACAATAAGCTCTCTGCAGAAAACACACTATATATGGGCGACGACATCCCTGATTATTATGTGATGCAAGAAGTTGGCTTGCCTTGTTGCCCGCAAGATGCTGTGCCAGAGATTAAAGAATTGAGTAAATATGTTTCGCATAAAAAAGGCGGTGAAGGTTGCGTGCGCGATATTATTGAACAAGTTTTAAAGGTACAGGGAAAATGGATTTCTAAAAGTAGCTTTAGCGCAAAATATGATTAA